A window of Panulirus ornatus isolate Po-2019 chromosome 27, ASM3632096v1, whole genome shotgun sequence contains these coding sequences:
- the LOC139757664 gene encoding uncharacterized protein, whose translation MAYKATLVAAVIGLALGAPQYGYQTPPEPSSLYETPAETVQEPVQLYETPAETVQEPVQLYETPIDNDLVGQPQEPVPAIVEPPQMEGMPYAFQFGVEDQDSGNAYSHVENSDGRTTQGEYRVLLPDGRTQVVKFFDDGNGFNAEVSYEK comes from the exons ATGGCTtacaag GCAACTCTCGTGGCAGCGGTGATCGGGCTGGCTCTGGGGGCCCCGCAGTATGGGTACCAGACCCCCCCAGAGCCCTCCTCCCTGTACGAGACGCCGGCCGAGACGGTACAGGAGCCGGTGCAGCTGTACGAGACGCCGGCCGAGACGGTACAGGAGCCGGTGCAGCTGTACGAGACGCCCATAGACAATGACCTGGTGGGCCAGCCGCAGGAGCCGGTACCAGCCATCGTTGAGCCC CCACAGATGGAGGGGATGCCGTACGCCTTCCAGTTCGGTGTGGAGGACCAGGACTCCGGCAACGCCTACAGCCACGTAGAGAACAGCGACGGTCGTACCACCCAGGGCGAGTACCGCGTCCTGCTGCCCGACGGTCGTACTCAG GTGGTCAAGTTCTTCGACGACGGTAATGGTTTCAACGCCGAGGTCTCCTACGAGAAGTAG
- the LOC139757663 gene encoding uncharacterized protein isoform X2, with product MAHNPGDEGHTEAVVVAVMVGLAVGAPQYDYETPKAPPSLYETPTPPPSLYETPAKPDPTPKPTPTPTTPTKTPPPMVGMPYDFQFGVEDQDSGNAYSHVENSDGRTTQGEYRVLLPDGRTQVVTFSDNGKGFTADVTYQ from the exons ATGGCTCACAACCCGGGTGACGAAGGCCACACTGAG gcagtagtagtggcagtgatGGTCGGGTTGGCAGTGGGGGCCCCGCAGTACGACTACGAGACCCCTAAAGCACCCCCTTCCTTGTACGagaccccaacaccacccccttccctgtaCGAGACCCCTGCGAAACCCGACCCTACCCCCAAgcccaccccaacacccaccaccccaacaaaAACGCCG CCGCCCATGGTGGGGATGCCGTACGACTTCCAGTTCGGTGTGGAGGACCAGGACTCCGGCAACGCCTACAGCCACGTAGAGAACAGCGACGGTCGTACCACCCAGGGCGAGTACCGCGTCCTGCTGCCCGACGGTCGTACTCAG GTCGTGACCTTCTCTGATAACGGGAAAGGCTTCACTGCTGACGTAACGTATCAGTAG
- the LOC139757663 gene encoding uncharacterized protein isoform X3: MDGCAADSQTRSGPLATGSDQAVVVAVMVGLAVGAPQYDYETPKAPPSLYETPTPPPSLYETPAKPDPTPKPTPTPTTPTKTPPPMVGMPYDFQFGVEDQDSGNAYSHVENSDGRTTQGEYRVLLPDGRTQVVTFSDNGKGFTADVTYQ, encoded by the exons ATGGATGGTTGTGCTGCAGACAGCCAGACCAGGTCAGGTCCACTGGCTACAGGGTCAGACCAG gcagtagtagtggcagtgatGGTCGGGTTGGCAGTGGGGGCCCCGCAGTACGACTACGAGACCCCTAAAGCACCCCCTTCCTTGTACGagaccccaacaccacccccttccctgtaCGAGACCCCTGCGAAACCCGACCCTACCCCCAAgcccaccccaacacccaccaccccaacaaaAACGCCG CCGCCCATGGTGGGGATGCCGTACGACTTCCAGTTCGGTGTGGAGGACCAGGACTCCGGCAACGCCTACAGCCACGTAGAGAACAGCGACGGTCGTACCACCCAGGGCGAGTACCGCGTCCTGCTGCCCGACGGTCGTACTCAG GTCGTGACCTTCTCTGATAACGGGAAAGGCTTCACTGCTGACGTAACGTATCAGTAG
- the LOC139757663 gene encoding uncharacterized protein isoform X1: MVVLQTARPGQVHWLQGQTRSGPLATGSDQAVVVAVMVGLAVGAPQYDYETPKAPPSLYETPTPPPSLYETPAKPDPTPKPTPTPTTPTKTPPPMVGMPYDFQFGVEDQDSGNAYSHVENSDGRTTQGEYRVLLPDGRTQVVTFSDNGKGFTADVTYQ, translated from the exons ATGGTTGTGCTGCAGACAGCCAGACCAGGTCAGGTCCACTGGCTACAGGGTCAGACCAGGTCAGGTCCGCTGGCTACAGGGTCAGACCAG gcagtagtagtggcagtgatGGTCGGGTTGGCAGTGGGGGCCCCGCAGTACGACTACGAGACCCCTAAAGCACCCCCTTCCTTGTACGagaccccaacaccacccccttccctgtaCGAGACCCCTGCGAAACCCGACCCTACCCCCAAgcccaccccaacacccaccaccccaacaaaAACGCCG CCGCCCATGGTGGGGATGCCGTACGACTTCCAGTTCGGTGTGGAGGACCAGGACTCCGGCAACGCCTACAGCCACGTAGAGAACAGCGACGGTCGTACCACCCAGGGCGAGTACCGCGTCCTGCTGCCCGACGGTCGTACTCAG GTCGTGACCTTCTCTGATAACGGGAAAGGCTTCACTGCTGACGTAACGTATCAGTAG
- the LOC139757663 gene encoding uncharacterized protein isoform X5: MCAVVVAVMVGLAVGAPQYDYETPKAPPSLYETPTPPPSLYETPAKPDPTPKPTPTPTTPTKTPPPMVGMPYDFQFGVEDQDSGNAYSHVENSDGRTTQGEYRVLLPDGRTQVVTFSDNGKGFTADVTYQ, translated from the exons atgtgt gcagtagtagtggcagtgatGGTCGGGTTGGCAGTGGGGGCCCCGCAGTACGACTACGAGACCCCTAAAGCACCCCCTTCCTTGTACGagaccccaacaccacccccttccctgtaCGAGACCCCTGCGAAACCCGACCCTACCCCCAAgcccaccccaacacccaccaccccaacaaaAACGCCG CCGCCCATGGTGGGGATGCCGTACGACTTCCAGTTCGGTGTGGAGGACCAGGACTCCGGCAACGCCTACAGCCACGTAGAGAACAGCGACGGTCGTACCACCCAGGGCGAGTACCGCGTCCTGCTGCCCGACGGTCGTACTCAG GTCGTGACCTTCTCTGATAACGGGAAAGGCTTCACTGCTGACGTAACGTATCAGTAG
- the LOC139757663 gene encoding uncharacterized protein isoform X4 has product MAYKAVVVAVMVGLAVGAPQYDYETPKAPPSLYETPTPPPSLYETPAKPDPTPKPTPTPTTPTKTPPPMVGMPYDFQFGVEDQDSGNAYSHVENSDGRTTQGEYRVLLPDGRTQVVTFSDNGKGFTADVTYQ; this is encoded by the exons gcagtagtagtggcagtgatGGTCGGGTTGGCAGTGGGGGCCCCGCAGTACGACTACGAGACCCCTAAAGCACCCCCTTCCTTGTACGagaccccaacaccacccccttccctgtaCGAGACCCCTGCGAAACCCGACCCTACCCCCAAgcccaccccaacacccaccaccccaacaaaAACGCCG CCGCCCATGGTGGGGATGCCGTACGACTTCCAGTTCGGTGTGGAGGACCAGGACTCCGGCAACGCCTACAGCCACGTAGAGAACAGCGACGGTCGTACCACCCAGGGCGAGTACCGCGTCCTGCTGCCCGACGGTCGTACTCAG GTCGTGACCTTCTCTGATAACGGGAAAGGCTTCACTGCTGACGTAACGTATCAGTAG